A single genomic interval of Nocardioides nitrophenolicus harbors:
- a CDS encoding steroid 3-ketoacyl-CoA thiolase: protein MSPVIVDAARTPFGKRDGWLSGVHAAELLGHAQRGVLDRTGIDPALVEQAIGGCVTPIGEQFGNITRTAWVHAGLPTATGTTTIDAQCGTAAQAVSLVAGQIAIGSLEVGLACGVELMSRVPLTYKVGTGLGTPRPESWSVDSPDQYTAADRIAARRGLTREDLDAFGLRSQQRAAAAWDAGFFDDQVIPVATPDHGTVTRDQGLRESAMEGLARLTPVKDAGLHTAGSSSQVSDGASAALLMSRARAEELGLRPRARLLNQCVMGGDLEYLLDAPIEAATKVLARAGMTIGDVDVFEVNEAFASVPMSFARVHGVDDDRLNPNGGAIALGHPAGATGIRLIATALAELERRDGQVAMVAICASAATTCLLIERL, encoded by the coding sequence ATGAGTCCCGTCATCGTCGACGCCGCGCGCACGCCGTTCGGCAAGCGCGACGGCTGGCTGTCCGGCGTGCACGCCGCGGAGCTGCTCGGCCACGCCCAGCGTGGCGTCCTCGACCGCACCGGCATCGACCCCGCCCTCGTCGAGCAGGCCATCGGCGGCTGCGTGACGCCGATCGGCGAGCAGTTCGGCAACATCACCAGGACGGCCTGGGTGCACGCCGGCCTGCCCACCGCCACCGGTACGACGACCATCGACGCGCAGTGCGGCACGGCCGCCCAGGCGGTCAGCCTGGTCGCCGGCCAGATCGCGATCGGCTCGCTCGAGGTCGGCCTGGCCTGCGGCGTCGAGCTGATGTCGCGGGTGCCGCTGACCTACAAGGTCGGCACCGGCCTCGGTACGCCGCGTCCCGAGAGCTGGTCGGTGGACAGCCCCGACCAGTACACGGCCGCCGACCGGATCGCGGCCCGTCGTGGCCTCACCCGCGAAGACCTCGACGCCTTCGGCCTGCGCTCCCAGCAGCGTGCCGCCGCGGCCTGGGATGCGGGCTTCTTCGACGACCAGGTGATTCCGGTCGCCACGCCCGACCACGGCACGGTGACCCGCGACCAGGGCCTGCGCGAGTCCGCGATGGAGGGTCTGGCCCGGCTCACGCCGGTCAAGGACGCCGGCCTGCACACCGCCGGCTCCTCCTCCCAGGTCTCCGACGGCGCCAGCGCCGCCCTGCTCATGTCGCGGGCGCGGGCCGAGGAGCTCGGCCTGCGGCCGAGGGCGCGGCTGCTCAACCAGTGCGTGATGGGCGGCGACCTGGAGTACCTGCTGGACGCGCCGATCGAGGCTGCCACGAAGGTGCTGGCCCGTGCCGGCATGACGATCGGCGACGTCGACGTCTTCGAGGTCAACGAGGCGTTCGCGTCGGTGCCGATGTCCTTCGCGCGGGTCCACGGTGTCGACGACGACCGGCTCAACCCCAACGGAGGCGCGATCGCCCTCGGTCACCCCGCGGGCGCCACCGGCATCCGGCTGATCGCGACCGCGCTGGCCGAGCTCGAGCGCCGCGACGGCCAGGTGGCGATGGTCGCGATCTGCGCCTCGGCCGCCACCACCTGCCTCCTGATCGAACGGCTCTGA
- a CDS encoding acyl-CoA dehydrogenase, with product MALALTDDQRDLADSVAAWARRVAPIEATRAQLDDLAAGKRPEAWDALVQQGLHAIHLPEEDGGAGAGLVELAVVTEQLGRALHPGPFLSTVLASAVVAAAPASPVRSAALARFADGATGALSDGAGLTATPYDGGWLLDGESRPVLGLPGAELVVVRATTAAGEPVWCVLTPAAGEVVCEPAADLSRPVGRLVIDGRAVPATEVLTAPAVERVELVAAALLAADAAGVARWFVDAVVDHVSTREQFGVPVGSFQAVQHKAALLLVRAETIGAVAWDAARAGGDEHDDPQQQRLAAAQVGLTALPAVVDLAAEAVLLFGGIGFTWEHDAHLYWRRAISLSAAFGEEATWAARLGSAALDAERDFGFVADDALPDLRAELATVLDAALELPEDGVPATGWAPSRGGRRQEHLADARLVAPHYPEPWGRAAGPQEQAVIAQEFARRALAQPSTVIGEWVLPTLLLHGTPGQQQRFVDPTLRGEIFWCQLFSEPGAGSDLAGLSTRARKVDGGWVLTGQKVWNSMAAEADWGVCLARTDPDAAKHAGISYFLVDMRSAGVDVRPLRQATGLSEFNEVFLDDVFVPDECLVAEPGAGWRLAVTTLANERLSMGARLSHGSSDLVRSVLASGAHEAGRDAVVEVLGRCVGREMALAALNLRSVLARIDGLDLGAEISVQKVCNALAQRDNSRDLLRVLGRDALVAVPPTGKHTTDPVIDHLGLPAVLVGGGTIEIQLNVIARRVLRLPR from the coding sequence ATGGCACTCGCCCTCACCGACGACCAGCGCGACCTGGCCGACTCCGTCGCCGCCTGGGCCCGCCGGGTCGCCCCGATCGAGGCGACCCGCGCCCAGCTCGACGACCTCGCCGCCGGCAAGCGGCCGGAGGCATGGGACGCCCTCGTCCAGCAGGGGCTGCACGCCATCCACCTCCCCGAGGAGGACGGCGGCGCGGGCGCCGGTCTCGTCGAGCTCGCCGTCGTCACCGAGCAGCTCGGTCGCGCCCTGCACCCCGGACCCTTCCTGAGCACCGTCCTCGCCAGCGCCGTCGTCGCGGCAGCACCGGCGAGCCCGGTCCGCAGCGCCGCCCTGGCGCGCTTCGCCGACGGCGCGACCGGAGCGCTGTCCGACGGCGCCGGCCTCACCGCCACGCCCTACGACGGCGGCTGGCTGCTCGACGGGGAGAGCCGCCCGGTCCTCGGCCTGCCCGGCGCCGAGCTGGTCGTCGTCCGGGCGACCACGGCAGCGGGGGAGCCGGTGTGGTGCGTGCTGACGCCCGCCGCCGGCGAGGTCGTCTGCGAGCCGGCCGCCGACCTCTCCCGCCCGGTCGGCCGGCTCGTCATCGACGGCCGCGCGGTGCCCGCGACGGAGGTGCTGACCGCACCCGCCGTCGAGCGGGTCGAGCTGGTCGCCGCCGCCCTGCTCGCCGCGGACGCCGCGGGCGTCGCCCGGTGGTTCGTCGACGCGGTCGTCGACCACGTCTCCACCCGCGAGCAGTTCGGCGTCCCGGTCGGCAGCTTCCAGGCGGTGCAGCACAAGGCCGCGCTGCTGCTGGTGCGGGCCGAGACGATCGGCGCGGTCGCGTGGGACGCGGCGCGGGCCGGCGGCGACGAGCACGACGACCCGCAGCAGCAGCGTCTCGCCGCCGCCCAGGTCGGCCTCACCGCGCTGCCGGCGGTGGTCGATCTCGCTGCCGAGGCGGTGCTGCTCTTCGGCGGCATCGGCTTCACCTGGGAGCACGACGCCCACCTCTACTGGCGCCGCGCCATCAGCCTGTCCGCCGCCTTCGGCGAGGAGGCCACCTGGGCGGCCCGCCTCGGCAGCGCAGCCCTCGACGCGGAGCGCGACTTCGGCTTCGTCGCGGACGACGCCCTGCCCGACCTGCGTGCCGAGCTGGCGACCGTCCTCGACGCCGCCCTCGAGCTCCCGGAGGACGGCGTTCCCGCCACCGGATGGGCGCCCTCGCGCGGCGGCCGGCGTCAGGAGCACCTCGCCGACGCGCGCCTGGTCGCGCCGCACTACCCGGAGCCCTGGGGACGCGCGGCCGGGCCGCAGGAGCAGGCGGTGATCGCCCAGGAGTTCGCGCGCCGCGCGCTCGCGCAGCCCTCGACCGTGATCGGCGAGTGGGTGCTGCCCACGCTGCTGCTGCACGGCACGCCCGGCCAGCAGCAGCGGTTCGTCGACCCGACCCTGCGCGGCGAGATCTTCTGGTGTCAGCTGTTCTCCGAGCCCGGCGCCGGCTCCGACCTCGCCGGCCTGTCCACGCGCGCCCGCAAGGTCGACGGTGGCTGGGTGCTCACCGGCCAGAAGGTCTGGAACTCGATGGCCGCCGAGGCCGACTGGGGCGTCTGCCTGGCACGCACCGACCCCGACGCCGCCAAGCACGCGGGCATCTCCTACTTCCTCGTCGACATGCGCAGCGCCGGTGTCGACGTGCGGCCGCTGCGGCAGGCGACCGGGCTCTCGGAGTTCAACGAGGTCTTCCTCGACGACGTCTTCGTGCCCGACGAGTGCCTCGTCGCGGAGCCCGGCGCGGGCTGGCGGCTCGCCGTCACCACGCTCGCCAACGAGCGGCTCAGCATGGGCGCCCGGCTCAGCCACGGGTCCAGTGACCTGGTCCGTTCGGTGCTCGCCTCCGGCGCCCACGAGGCCGGCCGCGACGCCGTCGTCGAGGTGCTCGGCCGCTGCGTCGGCCGCGAGATGGCGCTCGCCGCGCTCAACCTGCGCAGTGTGCTGGCCCGGATCGACGGGCTGGATCTGGGCGCCGAGATCAGCGTGCAGAAGGTCTGCAACGCCCTCGCCCAGCGCGACAACTCCCGCGACCTGCTCCGCGTCCTGGGACGCGACGCGCTGGTCGCCGTACCCCCGACCGGCAAGCACACCACCGACCCCGTCATCGACCACCTCGGCCTGCCCGCCGTGCTCGTCGGCGGCGGAACCATCGAGATCCAGCTCAACGTGATCGCGCGCCGGGTGCTCCGGCTCCCGCGCTGA
- a CDS encoding acyl-CoA dehydrogenase family protein, protein MYPELSASSQALRAELRAYFAATITDEERAALAEQTEGGPVFDRVLRRMGKDGWLGLGFPEEYGGRGEDPEALYVFYDEALRAGAPLSLVTLNTVAPTLMKHGSQEQKDFFLPKILLGELMFAIGYTEPGAGTDLASLQTRARVDGDELVINGNKIFTSAGVFADWVWLAVRTDPDAPRHQGISVVLVPTSSPGFSVTEIHTVGGISTSATYYEDVRVPLSNVVGELNQGWKLMTSQLNHERVALAARGGIANQMYDEVLAWAQAEKVGPDSATTLYDVPWVRSALAETYALLSAADLMNLRLVSDVAANTLGGGDSAAAKIFGTEAVVTAYGRLQQVLGAAGLLRPGSPGAAVQGRVESLGRRAQNNTFGGGTNEVMREIVAAKTLGMTLGARRKENQTAKKDGN, encoded by the coding sequence ATGTACCCAGAGCTCTCCGCCAGCTCCCAGGCACTGCGCGCCGAGCTGCGCGCGTACTTCGCAGCCACCATCACCGACGAGGAGCGCGCGGCACTGGCCGAGCAGACCGAGGGCGGGCCGGTGTTCGACCGGGTCCTGCGCCGGATGGGCAAGGACGGCTGGCTCGGCCTCGGCTTCCCGGAGGAGTACGGCGGCCGTGGCGAGGACCCCGAGGCGCTCTACGTCTTCTACGACGAGGCGCTGCGCGCGGGCGCCCCGCTGTCGCTGGTCACCCTCAACACGGTCGCACCGACCCTGATGAAGCACGGCTCGCAGGAGCAGAAGGACTTCTTCCTGCCGAAGATCCTGCTGGGCGAGCTCATGTTCGCCATCGGCTACACCGAGCCGGGCGCCGGCACCGACCTCGCCAGCCTGCAGACCCGGGCGCGGGTCGACGGCGACGAGCTGGTCATCAACGGCAACAAGATCTTCACCAGCGCCGGCGTCTTCGCCGACTGGGTCTGGCTCGCCGTCCGCACCGACCCCGACGCGCCGCGCCACCAGGGGATCTCGGTCGTGCTCGTGCCGACCAGCAGCCCCGGCTTCTCGGTCACCGAGATCCACACCGTCGGCGGGATCAGCACCTCGGCCACCTACTACGAGGACGTCCGGGTCCCGCTGAGCAATGTGGTCGGCGAGCTCAACCAGGGCTGGAAGCTGATGACCAGCCAGCTCAACCACGAGCGGGTCGCGCTCGCGGCGCGTGGCGGCATCGCCAACCAGATGTACGACGAGGTGCTGGCCTGGGCCCAGGCCGAGAAGGTCGGTCCCGACAGCGCGACCACGCTGTACGACGTGCCGTGGGTGCGCAGCGCCCTCGCCGAGACCTACGCCCTGCTCAGCGCGGCCGACCTGATGAACCTGCGCCTGGTCTCCGACGTCGCGGCCAACACCCTCGGCGGCGGCGACTCGGCCGCAGCCAAGATCTTCGGCACCGAGGCGGTGGTGACCGCCTACGGCCGGCTGCAGCAGGTGCTCGGCGCCGCCGGCCTGCTGCGTCCGGGCTCACCCGGCGCGGCGGTCCAGGGCCGGGTCGAGTCGCTCGGCCGGCGCGCCCAGAACAACACCTTCGGTGGCGGCACGAACGAGGTCATGCGCGAGATCGTCGCGGCCAAGACGCTCGGTATGACGCTCGGCGCCCGCCGCAAGGAGAACCAGACCGCGAAGAAGGACGGGAACTGA
- a CDS encoding acyl-CoA dehydrogenase family protein: protein MDFDLIEEHAEVRDLAARILGDLAPVERVVDVERDHGGFDAKLWETLASSGLIGIAVPEEKGGAGLGLGGLVAVLEQQGRHVAPVPLWSVVAGAALPLAEFGSAAQVERWLGPIVEGTQVVTGAFDAAPGQLARLTGLRTEGGLRVSGELPQVPAAPVAAALVVPVAVEGGGLRVALVPVDRDGVSVVPVAATSNESAGAVAFEDVVLTDDDLLPADGATVVAWTRRRLRIALAALALGVCEEDLRITAAYTSERVQFGRPLSTNQAVAVRATDAYLDTEAIRLTTLKAAWLLDHPEHGGEEAGESASLVAKWWASAGGLRVVLAGQHLHGGIGADVDYPIHRYFLWGRQLAFSLGGGDAVAAELGEVLPTAPRIGAPA, encoded by the coding sequence ATGGACTTCGACCTCATCGAGGAGCACGCCGAGGTGCGCGACCTGGCCGCGCGGATCCTGGGCGACCTCGCCCCGGTGGAGCGCGTCGTCGACGTCGAGCGCGACCACGGCGGCTTCGACGCGAAGCTGTGGGAGACGCTCGCCTCCTCGGGCCTGATCGGCATCGCCGTCCCCGAGGAGAAGGGCGGCGCCGGCCTCGGCCTGGGCGGGCTTGTCGCCGTGCTGGAGCAGCAGGGCCGCCACGTCGCACCCGTGCCGCTGTGGTCGGTCGTCGCCGGAGCCGCCCTGCCGCTCGCGGAGTTCGGCTCGGCCGCGCAGGTCGAGCGCTGGCTCGGACCGATCGTCGAGGGCACGCAGGTCGTCACCGGCGCGTTCGACGCCGCTCCCGGCCAGCTCGCCCGGCTGACGGGGCTGCGGACCGAGGGCGGGCTGCGAGTGAGCGGTGAGCTGCCGCAGGTGCCGGCCGCACCGGTGGCCGCGGCGCTCGTCGTACCGGTGGCGGTGGAGGGCGGCGGCCTGCGGGTCGCGCTCGTCCCCGTCGACCGGGACGGCGTCAGCGTGGTCCCGGTCGCGGCCACCAGCAACGAGAGCGCGGGTGCGGTCGCGTTCGAGGACGTCGTGCTCACCGACGACGACCTACTCCCCGCCGACGGTGCCACGGTCGTCGCCTGGACCCGGCGCCGGCTGCGGATCGCACTCGCCGCGCTCGCCCTGGGCGTCTGCGAGGAGGATCTGCGGATCACCGCCGCCTACACCTCCGAGCGGGTGCAGTTCGGCCGGCCCCTGTCGACCAACCAGGCCGTCGCCGTTCGGGCGACCGACGCGTACCTCGACACCGAGGCGATCCGGCTGACCACGCTCAAGGCCGCCTGGCTGCTCGACCACCCCGAGCACGGCGGCGAGGAGGCCGGCGAGTCCGCGAGCCTGGTCGCCAAGTGGTGGGCCTCGGCCGGCGGGCTGCGCGTCGTCCTCGCCGGGCAGCACCTGCACGGCGGCATCGGCGCGGACGTCGACTACCCGATCCACCGCTACTTCCTGTGGGGCCGGCAGCTCGCCTTCTCGCTCGGCGGCGGCGACGCCGTCGCCGCCGAGCTCGGCGAGGTGCTCCCCACCGCCCCGCGCATCGGCGCCCCGGCCTGA
- a CDS encoding steroid 3-ketoacyl-CoA thiolase, translated as MSRPVIVDAIRTPYGRRGGALSGLHAVDLLGRAQRAILERTGVDPATVGEVIGGCVTQAGEQSGNVVRFAWLHAGLPEEVGSTTLDAQCGSAQQAVHLVAAQVAAGYVDAGIACGVEAMSRVPLLANLGDGTVGRPRPDDWTVDLPAQYEAADRIAERRGLTRADLDAFGLRSQQRAREAWDAGRFAGQVIEVKLTDGTVVSRDEGLRETSLEALAGLRTIREGGLHTAGTASQISDGATAALVMSADRARAEGLRPRGRIVAQTLLGAEPRYLLDGPVRAGERLLERTGMTIGDIDLFEVNEAFASVPLSFARVHGVDEDRLNVNGGAIALGHPVGSTGVRLIASVLDELERRDQQLAMVAICAGGAQVTGAIIERV; from the coding sequence ATGTCCCGACCAGTCATCGTCGACGCGATCCGCACGCCGTACGGCCGGCGCGGTGGCGCGCTCTCCGGCCTGCACGCCGTCGACCTGCTCGGCCGCGCCCAGCGGGCGATCCTCGAGCGCACCGGTGTCGACCCCGCCACGGTCGGCGAGGTGATCGGCGGCTGCGTCACCCAGGCGGGGGAGCAGTCCGGCAACGTCGTGCGCTTCGCGTGGCTGCACGCGGGCCTGCCCGAGGAGGTCGGCTCCACCACGCTGGACGCCCAGTGCGGCTCGGCCCAGCAGGCGGTCCACCTGGTCGCCGCCCAGGTCGCGGCTGGGTACGTCGACGCGGGCATCGCCTGCGGCGTCGAGGCCATGTCCCGGGTGCCGCTGCTCGCCAACCTCGGCGACGGCACCGTCGGCCGGCCGCGCCCCGACGACTGGACCGTCGACCTGCCGGCCCAGTACGAGGCGGCCGACCGGATCGCCGAGCGGCGCGGCCTGACCCGGGCCGACCTCGACGCCTTCGGCCTGCGCTCCCAGCAGCGGGCCAGGGAGGCATGGGACGCCGGCCGGTTCGCGGGACAGGTGATCGAGGTGAAGCTGACCGACGGCACCGTGGTGAGTCGCGACGAGGGCCTGCGCGAGACCAGCCTGGAGGCGCTCGCCGGGCTGAGGACGATCCGCGAGGGCGGTCTGCACACCGCGGGCACCGCCTCGCAGATCTCCGATGGCGCCACCGCGGCGCTGGTGATGTCAGCGGACCGGGCTCGGGCCGAGGGCCTGCGTCCGCGCGGGCGGATCGTGGCCCAGACCCTGCTGGGCGCCGAGCCGCGGTACCTGCTGGACGGCCCGGTCCGGGCTGGAGAGCGGCTGCTCGAGCGCACCGGGATGACGATCGGCGACATCGACCTGTTCGAGGTCAACGAGGCCTTCGCCTCGGTGCCGCTGTCCTTCGCCCGGGTGCACGGGGTCGACGAGGACCGGCTCAACGTCAACGGCGGCGCGATCGCGCTCGGCCACCCGGTCGGGTCGACCGGTGTCCGGCTGATCGCCTCGGTGCTCGACGAGCTCGAGCGCCGCGACCAGCAGCTGGCGATGGTGGCCATCTGCGCCGGCGGAGCGCAGGTCACCGGTGCGATCATCGAGCGGGTCTGA
- a CDS encoding PaaI family thioesterase — MAAEDVAELAAATRRLMLAAATTDVEPDQLRAARDRMDELAATLGRRTRPRALRASFDEPARAREIGPGLAWPVFRFNPQALPLAIRFDGDAASATTVPNALYEGPPESVHGGYLAHLMDCMLGTLVQATGRRSVTGTLDLRYLARTPLDVPLELGARILETTGRKTTAEAWVEVDGARTVEARGLFIELQEVPWAAAATS, encoded by the coding sequence GTGGCCGCCGAGGACGTCGCCGAGCTCGCCGCCGCCACCCGGCGGCTGATGCTGGCCGCGGCGACCACGGACGTGGAGCCCGACCAGCTCCGCGCCGCCCGCGACCGGATGGACGAGCTCGCCGCGACACTGGGCCGGCGCACCCGTCCCCGCGCGCTGCGTGCCTCCTTCGACGAGCCCGCGCGGGCCCGGGAGATCGGGCCCGGGCTGGCCTGGCCGGTCTTCCGGTTCAACCCGCAGGCGCTGCCCCTCGCCATCCGGTTCGACGGTGACGCGGCGTCCGCCACGACCGTGCCGAACGCGCTCTACGAGGGACCGCCCGAGTCGGTGCACGGCGGCTATCTCGCGCACCTGATGGACTGCATGCTCGGCACCCTGGTCCAGGCGACCGGGCGCCGCTCGGTCACCGGGACCCTCGACCTGCGCTACCTGGCGCGCACGCCGCTCGACGTACCTCTCGAGCTCGGCGCGCGGATCCTCGAGACCACGGGGCGCAAGACCACTGCCGAGGCGTGGGTCGAGGTCGACGGCGCGCGCACCGTCGAGGCACGCGGACTGTTCATCGAGCTCCAGGAGGTCCCATGGGCAGCAGCGGCTACGAGCTGA
- a CDS encoding SDR family NAD(P)-dependent oxidoreductase: MGSSGYELTGLAGKVAVVTGAGRMRSIGRSLAVELARAGCDVVVTGTGRRAEDRPADEAAAGWRDIESVADEVRALGRRALPVVCDVADPDDVRRLLGLVLAELGRVDVVVNNAAASRGEDRVPLTELPVEAFDRVIAVNLRGTFLMTQVFGRQLVAQGDGGSIVNISSIGGKLGGAGTGAYSASKAGVQSLTSSAAKELGGHGIRVNALCPGVTETGRIADRDPESWRAYVRANLPLGRAGSPAEVAAVAVFLASDQGAWVTGQAWNVDGGQLTVR; the protein is encoded by the coding sequence ATGGGCAGCAGCGGCTACGAGCTGACCGGCCTGGCCGGCAAGGTCGCCGTCGTCACCGGCGCCGGCCGGATGCGCTCGATCGGCCGGTCGCTGGCCGTCGAGCTCGCGCGCGCCGGGTGCGACGTCGTGGTCACCGGCACCGGTCGTCGTGCCGAGGACCGGCCGGCCGACGAGGCCGCCGCCGGCTGGCGCGACATCGAGTCGGTCGCCGACGAGGTCCGGGCCCTGGGCCGGCGGGCGCTGCCCGTCGTGTGCGATGTCGCCGACCCCGACGACGTACGCCGACTGCTCGGCCTGGTGCTCGCCGAGCTCGGCCGGGTGGACGTGGTGGTCAACAACGCCGCCGCGTCGCGAGGCGAGGACCGGGTGCCGCTGACCGAGCTCCCGGTCGAGGCGTTCGACCGGGTGATCGCGGTCAACCTGCGCGGCACCTTCTTGATGACCCAGGTCTTCGGCCGGCAGCTGGTCGCGCAGGGTGACGGCGGCAGCATCGTCAACATCTCGTCGATCGGCGGGAAGCTCGGCGGTGCCGGCACCGGTGCGTACTCCGCCTCGAAGGCGGGCGTGCAGTCCCTGACGTCCTCGGCCGCCAAGGAGCTCGGTGGCCATGGCATCCGGGTGAACGCACTGTGCCCGGGCGTGACCGAGACCGGACGGATCGCGGACCGGGACCCCGAGTCCTGGCGGGCCTACGTGCGCGCCAACCTGCCGCTCGGCAGGGCCGGTTCGCCGGCGGAGGTCGCCGCGGTCGCGGTGTTCCTCGCGAGCGACCAGGGCGCCTGGGTCACCGGGCAGGCGTGGAACGTCGACGGCGGGCAGCTGACCGTCCGGTGA
- a CDS encoding class I adenylate-forming enzyme family protein, with protein MTTREEAVARLTAPGAPYEIRVEDVRGEGLEVYAHRQHSLRELLQASRRFGDAEYLVTRERRITFTEHYDEVAALAQVLRAEHGVGKGDRVALCAANCPEWIVGFWAAVSIGAVAVGMNSMWARPELVHGLELTTPKVLIADAARARMAEGTGVPVLTVEEDLPRIAAESRGVALPEPDGEIVEDDPAVILFTSGTTGRAKGATHSHRNVIAAVWFHLLNDAVAAELGFPQVDRRFLLVTPLFHIAALHNLAVVRMVVGDTAVLHLGKFDIEQVLRLIESERLTNWGAMPTMLSRIVELGDRLADFDLSSLRSISVGSAPSSPELKEALRRALPVAGRSLGTTYGLTESSTAATLALAAELAADPSTVGRPVPTVQVEVRDTAGLPVPDGVEGEIHLRGAQLMLGYWDDPEATAASTAPHGWFRTGDLGHLADGQLHIASRRSDLILRGGENVYPAEVEDRIVAHPAVRECIVLGVPDPDYGQGVAAVVVLHPGAQVTQEELGAHTAAGLARYKVPTRWQITLEELPRNATGKVNRRDVRLV; from the coding sequence ATGACCACCCGCGAGGAGGCCGTCGCGCGCCTGACCGCGCCCGGCGCGCCCTACGAGATCCGCGTCGAGGACGTGCGCGGCGAGGGCCTCGAGGTCTACGCCCACCGGCAGCACTCGCTGCGCGAGCTGCTCCAGGCGTCCCGGCGCTTCGGGGACGCGGAGTACCTGGTGACCCGGGAGCGCCGGATCACCTTCACCGAGCACTACGACGAGGTCGCCGCGCTCGCCCAGGTCCTGCGCGCCGAGCACGGCGTCGGCAAGGGCGACCGGGTGGCGTTGTGCGCGGCGAACTGCCCCGAGTGGATCGTCGGCTTCTGGGCCGCCGTCTCGATCGGCGCCGTCGCCGTCGGCATGAACTCGATGTGGGCGCGGCCCGAGCTGGTCCACGGCCTGGAGCTGACCACGCCCAAGGTGCTCATCGCCGACGCGGCACGGGCCCGGATGGCCGAGGGGACGGGCGTCCCGGTGCTCACCGTGGAGGAGGACCTGCCGCGGATCGCCGCCGAGAGCCGCGGTGTCGCGCTGCCCGAGCCGGACGGGGAGATCGTCGAGGACGACCCGGCCGTCATCCTGTTCACCAGCGGCACCACCGGCCGGGCCAAGGGCGCGACGCACTCGCACCGCAACGTGATCGCGGCGGTGTGGTTCCACCTGCTCAACGACGCGGTCGCGGCCGAGCTGGGCTTCCCGCAGGTCGACCGCCGGTTCCTCCTGGTCACGCCGCTGTTCCACATCGCCGCGCTGCACAACCTCGCCGTCGTCCGGATGGTCGTCGGTGACACGGCGGTGCTGCACCTCGGGAAGTTCGACATCGAGCAGGTGCTGCGGCTGATCGAGTCCGAGCGGCTCACCAACTGGGGCGCGATGCCGACCATGCTCAGCCGGATCGTCGAGCTCGGCGACCGGCTCGCCGACTTCGACCTGTCGTCGCTGCGCAGCATCTCGGTCGGCAGCGCGCCCTCTTCGCCCGAGCTCAAGGAGGCGCTGCGCCGGGCGCTGCCCGTCGCGGGCCGTTCCCTCGGCACGACCTACGGCCTCACCGAGTCCAGCACCGCGGCGACCCTCGCCCTGGCCGCCGAGCTGGCCGCCGACCCGTCGACGGTGGGCCGGCCGGTGCCGACCGTGCAGGTCGAGGTCCGCGACACCGCGGGCCTTCCCGTGCCGGACGGGGTGGAGGGGGAGATCCACCTGCGGGGCGCCCAGCTGATGCTCGGCTACTGGGACGACCCCGAGGCGACCGCGGCCTCGACCGCGCCCCACGGCTGGTTCCGCACCGGCGACCTCGGCCACCTCGCCGACGGACAGCTGCACATCGCCAGCCGCCGCTCGGACCTGATCCTGCGTGGGGGAGAGAACGTCTACCCCGCCGAGGTGGAGGACCGGATCGTCGCGCACCCGGCCGTGCGCGAGTGCATCGTCCTCGGCGTACCGGACCCCGACTACGGCCAGGGCGTCGCCGCGGTCGTGGTGCTGCACCCCGGGGCGCAGGTCACCCAGGAGGAGCTCGGCGCGCACACCGCGGCCGGTCTCGCGCGCTACAAGGTGCCCACCCGCTGGCAGATCACGCTCGAGGAGCTGCCGCGCAACGCGACCGGCAAGGTCAACCGCCGCGACGTCCGTCTCGTCTGA